A stretch of the Uranotaenia lowii strain MFRU-FL chromosome 3, ASM2978415v1, whole genome shotgun sequence genome encodes the following:
- the LOC129755265 gene encoding L-seryl-tRNA(Sec) kinase, with product MRKLLTKPTMKQICLNVLIGLPGAGKTTFCREVTKYLESKHSSLSVIHVCFDDYIKVNSQIELESGSFKEQRNQLLLSLDRLLEFIVKKDSSCNSRNASRMLDSEFQTVIAKLNADSKTCFLILLDDNMYYRSMRFSVYQLSRKYQTGYMQMFFEVPLEVAQRQNAQREEPIPDQVLVRMESKLQKPLVDFCHWERNSFHYKEQPFDFTSIEECVFERLEHPERSLEEVPDRKPMEQSAVHKIDLRLRKTVGKLIKNQSGTGGVDNRNLSIELNRKRKSLLDDMRNRLLEIDDNITDEELQKLFCC from the coding sequence ATGAGAAAGCTCCTAACTAAACCAACCatgaaacaaatttgtttgaacgTATTGATAGGATTACCTGGTGCGGGAAAGACCACCTTTTGTCGAGAAGTTACAAAATATCTGGAGTCGAAACATTCTTCTTTGTCTGTGATTCATGTCTGTTTTGACGATTACATTAAAGTTAATTCACAAATAGAACTCGAAAGTGGTTCGTTTAAGGAACAGAGGAACCAACTTCTACTTTCACTGGATAGACTTTTAGAATTCATAGTTAAGAAAGATTCAAGCTGTAACAGTAGGAACGCATCTCGAATGTTGGATTCAGAATTTCAAACGGTAATAGCCAAACTCAACGCTGACAGCAAAACCTGCTTTCTCATATTGTTGGACGACAACATGTACTACAGAAGTATGAGATTTTCGGTTTACCAACTATCGAGAAAGTATCAAACGGGATATATGCAAATGTTTTTCGAGGTACCTCTGGAAGTGGCTCAAAGACAAAATGCTCAGCGAGAAGAACCAATTCCTGATCAGGTGTTAGTTAGAATGGAGTCCAAACTGCAGAAGCCTCTGGTAGATTTCTGTCACTGGGAGAGGAACAGTTTCCATTACAAAGAGCAACCGTTTGATTTCACTTCAATTGAGGAATGTGTTTTCGAACGATTAGAACATCCGGAACGTTCCTTAGAGGAGGTCCCTGATAGAAAGCCAATGGAACAGTCCGCAGttcataaaattgatttaaggCTACGGAAAACTGTAGGAAAACTGATCAAAAATCAGTCTGGAACAGGAGGTGTGGATAATCGAAATTTATCTATCGAACTGAATCGAAAGAGAAAAAGTTTGCTCGATGATATGCGGAACAGACTGCTAGAAATTGACGACAATATCACAGACGAAGAATTGCAGAAGCTCTTTTGTTGttaa
- the LOC129756246 gene encoding uncharacterized protein LOC129756246 has product MEYGSFCFQSAAKTHLIKLERIQYRCLRIALGCMPSTHNMSLEVLAGILPLKDRFNLLSLRFLIRCEVMNPLVTANFERLLEQNLQTRFMSIYHVFMSMQVNPSSYSPTRVYIPDYDNSSVQFDLSMQQEIRGIPDSHRPLLIPRIFDAKYRHVDADKMYFTDGSLIEESTGFGVFNEIATASYNLHPPCSVYIAELGAIYWALDSVVSRPVGHYYIITDSLSSVEAIRSIRPGKHSPYFLGKIRETLSALSRRCFAITFVWVPSHCSILGNERADSLAKVGAMEGDTYHREIVFNEFYFIVRRNSLVNWQRKWDEDELGRWLHSIIPKQFV; this is encoded by the exons atggaatatggtagcttctgtttccagtcagctgctaaaactcatctcatcaaactcgagcgtatccaatatcgttgtctccgcatcgctttgggctgtatgccttctacgcataatatgagtcttgaagttttggcaggcatactcccactaaaagatcgattcaatttgttatcactccggttcctcatcaggtgtgaggtcatgaacccattggtgaccgcaaattttgaaaggcttcttgagcaaaatcttcaaaccagatttatgtctatataccatgtcttcatgtccatgcaggttaatccttcttcatattctccaactcgtgtttacatcccagactacgacaactcttctgtccagtttgatttgtctatgcagcaagaaattcgtggaatccctgattcacatcgtccacttctgattccaagaattttcgatgctaaatatagacacgtcgatgctgacaaaatgtactttacagaTGGGTcgcttatagaggaatcaacgggatttggagtttttaacGAAATAGCTACTGCCTCATATAACCTCCATCCACCATGCTCGGTATACATCGCAGAATTAGGAGCCATTTACTGGGCGTTGGACAGCGTCGTTTCAAGGCCAGTaggacactactatattataacggACAGCCTcagttctgttgaagcaatccgttcaataagaccaggaaagcactcaccgtatttcctcgggaagatacgggaaactctgagtgctttatcaagacgttgctttgccatcaccttcgtttgggtcccctcacattgctcgatattgggtaatgagagggcggactctctggcaaaggtgggggcgatggaaggcgacacatatcaccgtgaaatcgtcttcaacgaattttacttcataGTTCGaaggaactctcttgtcaactggcagcgcaaatgggacgaggatgagttgggtcgatggctccactcgattatcccaaag caatttgtgtag
- the LOC129755266 gene encoding mitochondrial import inner membrane translocase subunit Tim10B, with translation MDLELRNLKDFLGLYNKVTELCFTRCVENFFSRDLSGDEIRCTERCVGKFTNVNQRLMQVYVGVQSEINLRRMQEVEAEQAKLAAAQQEQQISLEASSPQPAAEIGANPPEVAKIETVAN, from the exons ATGGATCTTGAATTAAGAAAT TTGAAGGATTTCCTCGGACTGTACAACAAGGTAACGGAGCTCTGTTTTACCCGGTGTGTCGAGAACTTTTTCAGCCGAGACTTGTCCGGGGACGAAATCCGGTGCACCGAACGGTGCGTCGGGAAGTTTACCAACGTCAACCAGAGGCTAATGCAGGTTTACGTCGGCGTTCAG AGCGAGATCAATCTGCGAAGGATGCAGGAAGTCGAGGCTGAACAGGCTAAACTGGCAGCGGCACAACAGGAACAGCAAATCTCATTAGAAGCTTCAAGTCCCCAGCCGGCTGCTGAAATAGGAGCGAATCCCCCGGAAGTAGCAAAAATAGAAACTGTAGccaattaa
- the LOC129756245 gene encoding lethal(2)neighbour of tid protein 2 produces the protein MVRSQKNKPPTGSIQTGAGTGDNRSQLKSLNWSRIRKEYLTVEFVKSLIFDPARLPLVSWLILAAELVLNVFVVNNVAYTEIDWKAYMQECEGFLNGTTNYGLLKGDTGPLVYPAGFVYIYSALYLITSHGTNIRLAQYIFIGIYLAQMALVLRLYSKSRKLPPYVLVLTTFTSYRIHSIYVLRLFNDPIAILFLYLALNAYIDNRWTTGSIFLSLGVSVKMNVLLFAPAILLLFITNLGWWKTFIQLTICGTIQLLLGAPFLLTYPWEYLKGSFDLGRVFEHKWTVNYRFLERDLFESKLFHLALLGIHVILLIAFTSPTFKYFQNYCRLRQLELMLAPQIAAKNREVEQELKRPKNAKAKPTKPPKEENLSKEQEKFLESFEKGIKKMANKESSNGTAPPPKQEEDIQPAQPSKFSIHFDRATQLALLPIFLCNFIGIVCSRSLHYQFYVWYFHSLPYLTWFTEYTTSLKFLLLLLLEFAWNTYPSTNVSSLILHTCHIILLVGIGKKMFRKIPDLAQISGAKSTD, from the exons ATGGTTCGATCACAGAAAAACAAACCTCCGACCGGCAGCATCCAAACCGGTGCCGGTACCGGTGATAATCGAAGTCAGCTGAAAAGTTTAAACTGGTCCCGGATTCGGAAGGAGTACCTAACGGTTGAGTTTGTGAAATCGCTTATTTTTGATCCGGCTCGGCTACCTTTGGTTTCCTGGTTGATTTTGGCCGCGGAACTGGTTCTGAATGTGTTTGTAGTGAATAATGTGGCTTATACCGAAATCGATTGGAAGGCCTATATGCAGGAATGCGAAGGCTTCCTGAATGGAACCACCAATTACGGATTGCTGAAAG gAGACACCGGGCCGCTAGTCTATCCGGctggttttgtttatatttacaGTGCCCTGTACTTAATAACGTCACATGGcacgaatattcggttggcccAGTATATCTTCATCGGAATCTATCTGGCTCAGATGGCACTGGTTCTGCGACTGTACAGTAAAAGTCGGAAGCTGCCACCTTATGTTCTGGTGCTGACCACATTCACCTCCTATCGGATCCATTCGATCTACGTACTGAGGCTGTTCAATGATCCGATAGCAATACTTTTCTTGTATCTGGCTCTGAATGCATACATCGATAATCGATGGACAACCGGAAGTATTTTCCTTAGCCTTGGAGTTTCTGTTAAGATGAATGTGTTGCTATTTGCTCCTGCAATTTTATTGCTGTTTATCACTAACTTGGGTTGGTGGAAAACATTCATCCAGTTGACAATCTGTGGAACGATCCAGCTGCTTTTGGGAGCCCCATTCTTGCTGACCTACCCATGGGAATATCTTAAGGGAAGTTTCGATCTTGGTCGAGTATTCGAGCACAAATGGACTGTCAACTATCGGTTTCTCGAACGAGATCTATTCGAGAGCAAGTTGTTCCATTTAGCTTTGCTAGGGATCCATGTGATTTTGCTTATTGCATTCACCTCTCCGACgtttaaatatttccaaaactactgtCGGCTGAGGCAGTTAGAACTGATGTTGGCCCCTCAAATCGCTGCCAAAAATCGAGAAGTCGAACAAGAACTGAAGCGACCGAAAAATGCCAAAGCTAAACCCACAAAACCACCCAAAGAGGAAAATCTCTCAAAAGAGCAGGAAAAATTCCTAGAATCCTTCGAGAAAGGCATCAAGAAAATGGCCAACAAAGAGTCTTCCAATGGAACGGCACCACCTCCGAAACAGGAAGAAGATATCCAGCCCGCCCAACCGAGCAAGTTCTCGATCCACTTCGATAGAGCTACCCAGCTAGCGCTGCTCCCAATTTTCCTGTGCAACTTCATCGGAATCGTTTGTTCCCGCAGTCTGCACTACCAGTTCTACGTGTGGTACTTCCACAGCCTGCCATATCTGACCTGGTTCACCGAGTACACGACCAGCCTCAAgtttttgctgttgctgctgctggaatTCGCTTGGAATACCTATCCCAGTACAAACGTGAGTAGCCTTATTCTTCACACTTGTCACATTATCCTGTTGGTTGGTATCGGAAAGAAAATGTTCCGAAAGATTCCGGATCTGGCCCAGATCAGTGGGGCCAAATCGACCGATTGA